The Coffea arabica cultivar ET-39 chromosome 1e, Coffea Arabica ET-39 HiFi, whole genome shotgun sequence genome has a window encoding:
- the LOC113701199 gene encoding serine/threonine-protein kinase Nek6 isoform X3, with protein MEDYEVIEQIGRGAFGAALLVHHKIEKKKYVLKKIRLAKETVKFQRTAHQEMNLMAKLNNPHIVQYKDAWVEKDSSVCIVTSYCEGGDMTKMVKKAGGTFFPEEKLCKWMTQLLIALDYLHSNRILHRDIKCSNIFLTRGHDIRLGDFGLAKLLTKDGLTSSVVGTPNYMCPELLADLPYGYKSDIWSLGCCMFEIAAHQPPFRASDMAGLVNRITKSTVSPIPTVYSTTLKQLIRSMLRKNPEHRPTAAELLRHPHLQPYIAQYHNLSPVFVPIKSTKNSKHKAPQGQLSGKPKLGKDGKSGKENLVKQMQGVEAVNRNINLLQGNVVRAKLPASKIPKASSETMQLQYVGSFKKIPKTDGSDRAGYNYIRKTKGFNSRTSSSSTLTDQHEDTEQLAHAPQKIYGESEAGGLQELHRRMEKPHVSLYINWLLEDEEQTSPEATVALEHNPGPSSRNYREEFSKSYSMISVTENTSTGLSRDQGGAKVNDQQSSMRAENVHSSNLSQEVGETSSISMQNFLHISKLRMKLDTASQERADALESLLELCAKLLKRERIEELAGVLKPFGEEAVSSRETAIWLTKGLLNIQKQGA; from the exons ATGGAAGATTACGAAGTAATAGAGCAGATTGGGAGAGGTGCTTTTGGAGCAGCGTTACTTGTTCATCACAAGATAGAGAAAAAGAA GTATGTGCTGAAGAAAATTCGTCTAGCTAAAGAAACGGTGAAATTTCAGCGAACTGCACATCAAGAG ATGAATTTGATGGCAAAGCTGAATAATCCCCATATTGTACAATACAAAGATGCATGGGTGGAAAAG GATTCCTCTGTATGTATCGTCACAAGTTATTGTGAAGGTGGAGACAT GACTAAGATGGTCAAGAAAGCTGGGGGGACCTTCTTTCCTGAAGAG AAGCTCTGTAAGTGGATGACTCAGCTCTTGATAGCTCTGGACTATCTTCACTCAAATCGCATACTTCACAGGGATATCAAG TGCTCAAATATTTTCCTCACACGAGGCCATGATATCAGGCTGG GTGACTTTGGACTTGCAAAACTTCTAACCAAAGATGGTCTTACTTCTTCA GTGGTTGGCACTCCAAACTACATGTGCCCAGAGCTCCTTGCAGATTTACCTTATGGCTACAAATCTGATATCTGGTCCCTAG GCTGCTGTATGTTTGAGATTGCTGCTCACCAACCACCATTTAGAGCTTCT GATATGGCTGGACTTGTAAACAGAATAACTAAGTCGACAGTATCTCCAATCCCAACAGTGTATTCCACCACATT GAAGCAATTGATCAGAAGCATGCTTAGGAAAAATCCTGAACACAGACCAACG GCAGCAGAGCTCTTGAGGCATCCGCATTTACAGCCATACATTGCTCAATACCACAACTTATCTCCAGTCTTCGTTCCAATAAAGTCTACAAAGAATTCAAAACACAAGGCACCGCAGGGTCAACTGTCTGGCAAGCCCAAGTTAGGAAAGGATGGAAAATCTGGAAAGGAGAATCTGGTAAAACAGATGCAAGGTGTTGAAGCAGTCAATAGAAATATCAACCTGCTCCAAGGTAATGTAGTCAGAGCTAAACTGCCTGCATCCAAGATCCCAAAAGCCAGCAGTGAAACAATGCAGTTGCAGTATGTTGGCTCTTTCAAGAAAATACCTAAAACTGATGGAAGTGATAGAGCAGGCTACAATTacataagaaaaacaaaaggtttCAATTCCAGAACCTCGTCAAGCAGCACTCTAACTGATCAGCATGAAGATACAGAACAATTAGCCCATGCACCTCAAAAAATTTATGGAGAATCTGAGGCTGGAGGTTTACAGGAACTGCACAGAAGAATGGAAAAGCCACATGTGTCTCTATACATTAATTGGCTTCTTGAAGACGAAGAGCAAACATCACCAGAAGCTACAGTGGCTCTAGAACATAACCCAGGACCATCCTCGAGAAATTATAGAGAGGAATTCTCAAAATCGTACTCTATGATTTCAGTTACAGAAAACACCTCAACTGGACTTTCAAGAGATCAAGGAGGAGCTAAAGTAAATGATCAACAGTCCTCCATGAGAGCAGAAAATGTTCACAGTAGCAATCTAAGTCAGGAAGTTGGTGAAACGTCATCAATCAGCATGCAAAATTTTCTACATATCAGCAAACTCAGAATGAAATTAGATACAGCAAGCCAAGAAAGAGCAGATGCCCTGGAATCATTACTTGAACTTTGTGCAAAGCTACTTAAGCGGGAAAGGATTGAAGAACTTGCTGGGGTGTTGAAGCCATTTGGGGAAGAAGCTGTATCATCAAGAGAAACAGCAATTTGGTTGACAAAGGGACTCCTTAATATTCAAAAACAAGGGGCATGA
- the LOC113701199 gene encoding serine/threonine-protein kinase Nek6 isoform X1 → MESVNREAKSKMEDYEVIEQIGRGAFGAALLVHHKIEKKKYVLKKIRLAKETVKFQRTAHQEMNLMAKLNNPHIVQYKDAWVEKDSSVCIVTSYCEGGDMTKMVKKAGGTFFPEEKLCKWMTQLLIALDYLHSNRILHRDIKCSNIFLTRGHDIRLGDFGLAKLLTKDGLTSSVVGTPNYMCPELLADLPYGYKSDIWSLGCCMFEIAAHQPPFRASDMAGLVNRITKSTVSPIPTVYSTTLKQLIRSMLRKNPEHRPTAAELLRHPHLQPYIAQYHNLSPVFVPIKSTKNSKHKAPQGQLSGKPKLGKDGKSGKENLVKQMQGVEAVNRNINLLQGNVVRAKLPASKIPKASSETMQLQYVGSFKKIPKTDGSDRAGYNYIRKTKGFNSRTSSSSTLTDQHEDTEQLAHAPQKIYGESEAGGLQELHRRMEKPHVSLYINWLLEDEEQTSPEATVALEHNPGPSSRNYREEFSKSYSMISVTENTSTGLSRDQGGAKVNDQQSSMRAENVHSSNLSQEVGETSSISMQNFLHISKLRMKLDTASQERADALESLLELCAKLLKRERIEELAGVLKPFGEEAVSSRETAIWLTKGLLNIQKQGA, encoded by the exons ATGGAAAGTGTCAACAGGGAAGCTAAATCAAAGATGGAAGATTACGAAGTAATAGAGCAGATTGGGAGAGGTGCTTTTGGAGCAGCGTTACTTGTTCATCACAAGATAGAGAAAAAGAA GTATGTGCTGAAGAAAATTCGTCTAGCTAAAGAAACGGTGAAATTTCAGCGAACTGCACATCAAGAG ATGAATTTGATGGCAAAGCTGAATAATCCCCATATTGTACAATACAAAGATGCATGGGTGGAAAAG GATTCCTCTGTATGTATCGTCACAAGTTATTGTGAAGGTGGAGACAT GACTAAGATGGTCAAGAAAGCTGGGGGGACCTTCTTTCCTGAAGAG AAGCTCTGTAAGTGGATGACTCAGCTCTTGATAGCTCTGGACTATCTTCACTCAAATCGCATACTTCACAGGGATATCAAG TGCTCAAATATTTTCCTCACACGAGGCCATGATATCAGGCTGG GTGACTTTGGACTTGCAAAACTTCTAACCAAAGATGGTCTTACTTCTTCA GTGGTTGGCACTCCAAACTACATGTGCCCAGAGCTCCTTGCAGATTTACCTTATGGCTACAAATCTGATATCTGGTCCCTAG GCTGCTGTATGTTTGAGATTGCTGCTCACCAACCACCATTTAGAGCTTCT GATATGGCTGGACTTGTAAACAGAATAACTAAGTCGACAGTATCTCCAATCCCAACAGTGTATTCCACCACATT GAAGCAATTGATCAGAAGCATGCTTAGGAAAAATCCTGAACACAGACCAACG GCAGCAGAGCTCTTGAGGCATCCGCATTTACAGCCATACATTGCTCAATACCACAACTTATCTCCAGTCTTCGTTCCAATAAAGTCTACAAAGAATTCAAAACACAAGGCACCGCAGGGTCAACTGTCTGGCAAGCCCAAGTTAGGAAAGGATGGAAAATCTGGAAAGGAGAATCTGGTAAAACAGATGCAAGGTGTTGAAGCAGTCAATAGAAATATCAACCTGCTCCAAGGTAATGTAGTCAGAGCTAAACTGCCTGCATCCAAGATCCCAAAAGCCAGCAGTGAAACAATGCAGTTGCAGTATGTTGGCTCTTTCAAGAAAATACCTAAAACTGATGGAAGTGATAGAGCAGGCTACAATTacataagaaaaacaaaaggtttCAATTCCAGAACCTCGTCAAGCAGCACTCTAACTGATCAGCATGAAGATACAGAACAATTAGCCCATGCACCTCAAAAAATTTATGGAGAATCTGAGGCTGGAGGTTTACAGGAACTGCACAGAAGAATGGAAAAGCCACATGTGTCTCTATACATTAATTGGCTTCTTGAAGACGAAGAGCAAACATCACCAGAAGCTACAGTGGCTCTAGAACATAACCCAGGACCATCCTCGAGAAATTATAGAGAGGAATTCTCAAAATCGTACTCTATGATTTCAGTTACAGAAAACACCTCAACTGGACTTTCAAGAGATCAAGGAGGAGCTAAAGTAAATGATCAACAGTCCTCCATGAGAGCAGAAAATGTTCACAGTAGCAATCTAAGTCAGGAAGTTGGTGAAACGTCATCAATCAGCATGCAAAATTTTCTACATATCAGCAAACTCAGAATGAAATTAGATACAGCAAGCCAAGAAAGAGCAGATGCCCTGGAATCATTACTTGAACTTTGTGCAAAGCTACTTAAGCGGGAAAGGATTGAAGAACTTGCTGGGGTGTTGAAGCCATTTGGGGAAGAAGCTGTATCATCAAGAGAAACAGCAATTTGGTTGACAAAGGGACTCCTTAATATTCAAAAACAAGGGGCATGA
- the LOC113701199 gene encoding serine/threonine-protein kinase Nek6 isoform X2, with product MESVNREAKSKMEDYEVIEQIGRGAFGAALLVHHKIEKKKYVLKKIRLAKETVKFQRTAHQEMNLMAKLNNPHIVQYKDAWVEKDSSVCIVTSYCEGGDMTKMVKKAGGTFFPEELCKWMTQLLIALDYLHSNRILHRDIKCSNIFLTRGHDIRLGDFGLAKLLTKDGLTSSVVGTPNYMCPELLADLPYGYKSDIWSLGCCMFEIAAHQPPFRASDMAGLVNRITKSTVSPIPTVYSTTLKQLIRSMLRKNPEHRPTAAELLRHPHLQPYIAQYHNLSPVFVPIKSTKNSKHKAPQGQLSGKPKLGKDGKSGKENLVKQMQGVEAVNRNINLLQGNVVRAKLPASKIPKASSETMQLQYVGSFKKIPKTDGSDRAGYNYIRKTKGFNSRTSSSSTLTDQHEDTEQLAHAPQKIYGESEAGGLQELHRRMEKPHVSLYINWLLEDEEQTSPEATVALEHNPGPSSRNYREEFSKSYSMISVTENTSTGLSRDQGGAKVNDQQSSMRAENVHSSNLSQEVGETSSISMQNFLHISKLRMKLDTASQERADALESLLELCAKLLKRERIEELAGVLKPFGEEAVSSRETAIWLTKGLLNIQKQGA from the exons ATGGAAAGTGTCAACAGGGAAGCTAAATCAAAGATGGAAGATTACGAAGTAATAGAGCAGATTGGGAGAGGTGCTTTTGGAGCAGCGTTACTTGTTCATCACAAGATAGAGAAAAAGAA GTATGTGCTGAAGAAAATTCGTCTAGCTAAAGAAACGGTGAAATTTCAGCGAACTGCACATCAAGAG ATGAATTTGATGGCAAAGCTGAATAATCCCCATATTGTACAATACAAAGATGCATGGGTGGAAAAG GATTCCTCTGTATGTATCGTCACAAGTTATTGTGAAGGTGGAGACAT GACTAAGATGGTCAAGAAAGCTGGGGGGACCTTCTTTCCTGAAGAG CTCTGTAAGTGGATGACTCAGCTCTTGATAGCTCTGGACTATCTTCACTCAAATCGCATACTTCACAGGGATATCAAG TGCTCAAATATTTTCCTCACACGAGGCCATGATATCAGGCTGG GTGACTTTGGACTTGCAAAACTTCTAACCAAAGATGGTCTTACTTCTTCA GTGGTTGGCACTCCAAACTACATGTGCCCAGAGCTCCTTGCAGATTTACCTTATGGCTACAAATCTGATATCTGGTCCCTAG GCTGCTGTATGTTTGAGATTGCTGCTCACCAACCACCATTTAGAGCTTCT GATATGGCTGGACTTGTAAACAGAATAACTAAGTCGACAGTATCTCCAATCCCAACAGTGTATTCCACCACATT GAAGCAATTGATCAGAAGCATGCTTAGGAAAAATCCTGAACACAGACCAACG GCAGCAGAGCTCTTGAGGCATCCGCATTTACAGCCATACATTGCTCAATACCACAACTTATCTCCAGTCTTCGTTCCAATAAAGTCTACAAAGAATTCAAAACACAAGGCACCGCAGGGTCAACTGTCTGGCAAGCCCAAGTTAGGAAAGGATGGAAAATCTGGAAAGGAGAATCTGGTAAAACAGATGCAAGGTGTTGAAGCAGTCAATAGAAATATCAACCTGCTCCAAGGTAATGTAGTCAGAGCTAAACTGCCTGCATCCAAGATCCCAAAAGCCAGCAGTGAAACAATGCAGTTGCAGTATGTTGGCTCTTTCAAGAAAATACCTAAAACTGATGGAAGTGATAGAGCAGGCTACAATTacataagaaaaacaaaaggtttCAATTCCAGAACCTCGTCAAGCAGCACTCTAACTGATCAGCATGAAGATACAGAACAATTAGCCCATGCACCTCAAAAAATTTATGGAGAATCTGAGGCTGGAGGTTTACAGGAACTGCACAGAAGAATGGAAAAGCCACATGTGTCTCTATACATTAATTGGCTTCTTGAAGACGAAGAGCAAACATCACCAGAAGCTACAGTGGCTCTAGAACATAACCCAGGACCATCCTCGAGAAATTATAGAGAGGAATTCTCAAAATCGTACTCTATGATTTCAGTTACAGAAAACACCTCAACTGGACTTTCAAGAGATCAAGGAGGAGCTAAAGTAAATGATCAACAGTCCTCCATGAGAGCAGAAAATGTTCACAGTAGCAATCTAAGTCAGGAAGTTGGTGAAACGTCATCAATCAGCATGCAAAATTTTCTACATATCAGCAAACTCAGAATGAAATTAGATACAGCAAGCCAAGAAAGAGCAGATGCCCTGGAATCATTACTTGAACTTTGTGCAAAGCTACTTAAGCGGGAAAGGATTGAAGAACTTGCTGGGGTGTTGAAGCCATTTGGGGAAGAAGCTGTATCATCAAGAGAAACAGCAATTTGGTTGACAAAGGGACTCCTTAATATTCAAAAACAAGGGGCATGA
- the LOC113701199 gene encoding serine/threonine-protein kinase Nek6 isoform X5, whose product MHGWKRTKMVKKAGGTFFPEEKLCKWMTQLLIALDYLHSNRILHRDIKCSNIFLTRGHDIRLGDFGLAKLLTKDGLTSSVVGTPNYMCPELLADLPYGYKSDIWSLGCCMFEIAAHQPPFRASDMAGLVNRITKSTVSPIPTVYSTTLKQLIRSMLRKNPEHRPTAAELLRHPHLQPYIAQYHNLSPVFVPIKSTKNSKHKAPQGQLSGKPKLGKDGKSGKENLVKQMQGVEAVNRNINLLQGNVVRAKLPASKIPKASSETMQLQYVGSFKKIPKTDGSDRAGYNYIRKTKGFNSRTSSSSTLTDQHEDTEQLAHAPQKIYGESEAGGLQELHRRMEKPHVSLYINWLLEDEEQTSPEATVALEHNPGPSSRNYREEFSKSYSMISVTENTSTGLSRDQGGAKVNDQQSSMRAENVHSSNLSQEVGETSSISMQNFLHISKLRMKLDTASQERADALESLLELCAKLLKRERIEELAGVLKPFGEEAVSSRETAIWLTKGLLNIQKQGA is encoded by the exons ATGCATGGGTGGAAAAG GACTAAGATGGTCAAGAAAGCTGGGGGGACCTTCTTTCCTGAAGAG AAGCTCTGTAAGTGGATGACTCAGCTCTTGATAGCTCTGGACTATCTTCACTCAAATCGCATACTTCACAGGGATATCAAG TGCTCAAATATTTTCCTCACACGAGGCCATGATATCAGGCTGG GTGACTTTGGACTTGCAAAACTTCTAACCAAAGATGGTCTTACTTCTTCA GTGGTTGGCACTCCAAACTACATGTGCCCAGAGCTCCTTGCAGATTTACCTTATGGCTACAAATCTGATATCTGGTCCCTAG GCTGCTGTATGTTTGAGATTGCTGCTCACCAACCACCATTTAGAGCTTCT GATATGGCTGGACTTGTAAACAGAATAACTAAGTCGACAGTATCTCCAATCCCAACAGTGTATTCCACCACATT GAAGCAATTGATCAGAAGCATGCTTAGGAAAAATCCTGAACACAGACCAACG GCAGCAGAGCTCTTGAGGCATCCGCATTTACAGCCATACATTGCTCAATACCACAACTTATCTCCAGTCTTCGTTCCAATAAAGTCTACAAAGAATTCAAAACACAAGGCACCGCAGGGTCAACTGTCTGGCAAGCCCAAGTTAGGAAAGGATGGAAAATCTGGAAAGGAGAATCTGGTAAAACAGATGCAAGGTGTTGAAGCAGTCAATAGAAATATCAACCTGCTCCAAGGTAATGTAGTCAGAGCTAAACTGCCTGCATCCAAGATCCCAAAAGCCAGCAGTGAAACAATGCAGTTGCAGTATGTTGGCTCTTTCAAGAAAATACCTAAAACTGATGGAAGTGATAGAGCAGGCTACAATTacataagaaaaacaaaaggtttCAATTCCAGAACCTCGTCAAGCAGCACTCTAACTGATCAGCATGAAGATACAGAACAATTAGCCCATGCACCTCAAAAAATTTATGGAGAATCTGAGGCTGGAGGTTTACAGGAACTGCACAGAAGAATGGAAAAGCCACATGTGTCTCTATACATTAATTGGCTTCTTGAAGACGAAGAGCAAACATCACCAGAAGCTACAGTGGCTCTAGAACATAACCCAGGACCATCCTCGAGAAATTATAGAGAGGAATTCTCAAAATCGTACTCTATGATTTCAGTTACAGAAAACACCTCAACTGGACTTTCAAGAGATCAAGGAGGAGCTAAAGTAAATGATCAACAGTCCTCCATGAGAGCAGAAAATGTTCACAGTAGCAATCTAAGTCAGGAAGTTGGTGAAACGTCATCAATCAGCATGCAAAATTTTCTACATATCAGCAAACTCAGAATGAAATTAGATACAGCAAGCCAAGAAAGAGCAGATGCCCTGGAATCATTACTTGAACTTTGTGCAAAGCTACTTAAGCGGGAAAGGATTGAAGAACTTGCTGGGGTGTTGAAGCCATTTGGGGAAGAAGCTGTATCATCAAGAGAAACAGCAATTTGGTTGACAAAGGGACTCCTTAATATTCAAAAACAAGGGGCATGA
- the LOC113701199 gene encoding serine/threonine-protein kinase Nek6 isoform X4, with translation MNLMAKLNNPHIVQYKDAWVEKDSSVCIVTSYCEGGDMTKMVKKAGGTFFPEEKLCKWMTQLLIALDYLHSNRILHRDIKCSNIFLTRGHDIRLGDFGLAKLLTKDGLTSSVVGTPNYMCPELLADLPYGYKSDIWSLGCCMFEIAAHQPPFRASDMAGLVNRITKSTVSPIPTVYSTTLKQLIRSMLRKNPEHRPTAAELLRHPHLQPYIAQYHNLSPVFVPIKSTKNSKHKAPQGQLSGKPKLGKDGKSGKENLVKQMQGVEAVNRNINLLQGNVVRAKLPASKIPKASSETMQLQYVGSFKKIPKTDGSDRAGYNYIRKTKGFNSRTSSSSTLTDQHEDTEQLAHAPQKIYGESEAGGLQELHRRMEKPHVSLYINWLLEDEEQTSPEATVALEHNPGPSSRNYREEFSKSYSMISVTENTSTGLSRDQGGAKVNDQQSSMRAENVHSSNLSQEVGETSSISMQNFLHISKLRMKLDTASQERADALESLLELCAKLLKRERIEELAGVLKPFGEEAVSSRETAIWLTKGLLNIQKQGA, from the exons ATGAATTTGATGGCAAAGCTGAATAATCCCCATATTGTACAATACAAAGATGCATGGGTGGAAAAG GATTCCTCTGTATGTATCGTCACAAGTTATTGTGAAGGTGGAGACAT GACTAAGATGGTCAAGAAAGCTGGGGGGACCTTCTTTCCTGAAGAG AAGCTCTGTAAGTGGATGACTCAGCTCTTGATAGCTCTGGACTATCTTCACTCAAATCGCATACTTCACAGGGATATCAAG TGCTCAAATATTTTCCTCACACGAGGCCATGATATCAGGCTGG GTGACTTTGGACTTGCAAAACTTCTAACCAAAGATGGTCTTACTTCTTCA GTGGTTGGCACTCCAAACTACATGTGCCCAGAGCTCCTTGCAGATTTACCTTATGGCTACAAATCTGATATCTGGTCCCTAG GCTGCTGTATGTTTGAGATTGCTGCTCACCAACCACCATTTAGAGCTTCT GATATGGCTGGACTTGTAAACAGAATAACTAAGTCGACAGTATCTCCAATCCCAACAGTGTATTCCACCACATT GAAGCAATTGATCAGAAGCATGCTTAGGAAAAATCCTGAACACAGACCAACG GCAGCAGAGCTCTTGAGGCATCCGCATTTACAGCCATACATTGCTCAATACCACAACTTATCTCCAGTCTTCGTTCCAATAAAGTCTACAAAGAATTCAAAACACAAGGCACCGCAGGGTCAACTGTCTGGCAAGCCCAAGTTAGGAAAGGATGGAAAATCTGGAAAGGAGAATCTGGTAAAACAGATGCAAGGTGTTGAAGCAGTCAATAGAAATATCAACCTGCTCCAAGGTAATGTAGTCAGAGCTAAACTGCCTGCATCCAAGATCCCAAAAGCCAGCAGTGAAACAATGCAGTTGCAGTATGTTGGCTCTTTCAAGAAAATACCTAAAACTGATGGAAGTGATAGAGCAGGCTACAATTacataagaaaaacaaaaggtttCAATTCCAGAACCTCGTCAAGCAGCACTCTAACTGATCAGCATGAAGATACAGAACAATTAGCCCATGCACCTCAAAAAATTTATGGAGAATCTGAGGCTGGAGGTTTACAGGAACTGCACAGAAGAATGGAAAAGCCACATGTGTCTCTATACATTAATTGGCTTCTTGAAGACGAAGAGCAAACATCACCAGAAGCTACAGTGGCTCTAGAACATAACCCAGGACCATCCTCGAGAAATTATAGAGAGGAATTCTCAAAATCGTACTCTATGATTTCAGTTACAGAAAACACCTCAACTGGACTTTCAAGAGATCAAGGAGGAGCTAAAGTAAATGATCAACAGTCCTCCATGAGAGCAGAAAATGTTCACAGTAGCAATCTAAGTCAGGAAGTTGGTGAAACGTCATCAATCAGCATGCAAAATTTTCTACATATCAGCAAACTCAGAATGAAATTAGATACAGCAAGCCAAGAAAGAGCAGATGCCCTGGAATCATTACTTGAACTTTGTGCAAAGCTACTTAAGCGGGAAAGGATTGAAGAACTTGCTGGGGTGTTGAAGCCATTTGGGGAAGAAGCTGTATCATCAAGAGAAACAGCAATTTGGTTGACAAAGGGACTCCTTAATATTCAAAAACAAGGGGCATGA
- the LOC113701199 gene encoding serine/threonine-protein kinase Nek6 isoform X6, which translates to MHGWKRTKMVKKAGGTFFPEELCKWMTQLLIALDYLHSNRILHRDIKCSNIFLTRGHDIRLGDFGLAKLLTKDGLTSSVVGTPNYMCPELLADLPYGYKSDIWSLGCCMFEIAAHQPPFRASDMAGLVNRITKSTVSPIPTVYSTTLKQLIRSMLRKNPEHRPTAAELLRHPHLQPYIAQYHNLSPVFVPIKSTKNSKHKAPQGQLSGKPKLGKDGKSGKENLVKQMQGVEAVNRNINLLQGNVVRAKLPASKIPKASSETMQLQYVGSFKKIPKTDGSDRAGYNYIRKTKGFNSRTSSSSTLTDQHEDTEQLAHAPQKIYGESEAGGLQELHRRMEKPHVSLYINWLLEDEEQTSPEATVALEHNPGPSSRNYREEFSKSYSMISVTENTSTGLSRDQGGAKVNDQQSSMRAENVHSSNLSQEVGETSSISMQNFLHISKLRMKLDTASQERADALESLLELCAKLLKRERIEELAGVLKPFGEEAVSSRETAIWLTKGLLNIQKQGA; encoded by the exons ATGCATGGGTGGAAAAG GACTAAGATGGTCAAGAAAGCTGGGGGGACCTTCTTTCCTGAAGAG CTCTGTAAGTGGATGACTCAGCTCTTGATAGCTCTGGACTATCTTCACTCAAATCGCATACTTCACAGGGATATCAAG TGCTCAAATATTTTCCTCACACGAGGCCATGATATCAGGCTGG GTGACTTTGGACTTGCAAAACTTCTAACCAAAGATGGTCTTACTTCTTCA GTGGTTGGCACTCCAAACTACATGTGCCCAGAGCTCCTTGCAGATTTACCTTATGGCTACAAATCTGATATCTGGTCCCTAG GCTGCTGTATGTTTGAGATTGCTGCTCACCAACCACCATTTAGAGCTTCT GATATGGCTGGACTTGTAAACAGAATAACTAAGTCGACAGTATCTCCAATCCCAACAGTGTATTCCACCACATT GAAGCAATTGATCAGAAGCATGCTTAGGAAAAATCCTGAACACAGACCAACG GCAGCAGAGCTCTTGAGGCATCCGCATTTACAGCCATACATTGCTCAATACCACAACTTATCTCCAGTCTTCGTTCCAATAAAGTCTACAAAGAATTCAAAACACAAGGCACCGCAGGGTCAACTGTCTGGCAAGCCCAAGTTAGGAAAGGATGGAAAATCTGGAAAGGAGAATCTGGTAAAACAGATGCAAGGTGTTGAAGCAGTCAATAGAAATATCAACCTGCTCCAAGGTAATGTAGTCAGAGCTAAACTGCCTGCATCCAAGATCCCAAAAGCCAGCAGTGAAACAATGCAGTTGCAGTATGTTGGCTCTTTCAAGAAAATACCTAAAACTGATGGAAGTGATAGAGCAGGCTACAATTacataagaaaaacaaaaggtttCAATTCCAGAACCTCGTCAAGCAGCACTCTAACTGATCAGCATGAAGATACAGAACAATTAGCCCATGCACCTCAAAAAATTTATGGAGAATCTGAGGCTGGAGGTTTACAGGAACTGCACAGAAGAATGGAAAAGCCACATGTGTCTCTATACATTAATTGGCTTCTTGAAGACGAAGAGCAAACATCACCAGAAGCTACAGTGGCTCTAGAACATAACCCAGGACCATCCTCGAGAAATTATAGAGAGGAATTCTCAAAATCGTACTCTATGATTTCAGTTACAGAAAACACCTCAACTGGACTTTCAAGAGATCAAGGAGGAGCTAAAGTAAATGATCAACAGTCCTCCATGAGAGCAGAAAATGTTCACAGTAGCAATCTAAGTCAGGAAGTTGGTGAAACGTCATCAATCAGCATGCAAAATTTTCTACATATCAGCAAACTCAGAATGAAATTAGATACAGCAAGCCAAGAAAGAGCAGATGCCCTGGAATCATTACTTGAACTTTGTGCAAAGCTACTTAAGCGGGAAAGGATTGAAGAACTTGCTGGGGTGTTGAAGCCATTTGGGGAAGAAGCTGTATCATCAAGAGAAACAGCAATTTGGTTGACAAAGGGACTCCTTAATATTCAAAAACAAGGGGCATGA